The following is a genomic window from Serratia ficaria.
CTGAGGTTCGCCTGGGACCATGGCTTCTATCAGGGCAACCTCGCGCTGTGGCAACGCATGGCCGAACAGGGGCTGGCCGCCGGCTGGACGCAGTCAGTGAAGGATTGCCATGGGCGGGTGGGCATTCTGACGTTGGCGGGAAGCCAGGCTCCGCCGCTGGAGAGCGCCGCCGATATGCCGAGGCAGCACCAGTTTCTTGGGCTGGCGCAGGCGGCGCATCAAACATTGCGCGAAGCCTTGCTCCCGGAAAGCGACGAGGCGATTAAAGACGTGCTGACGCCGCGAGAAAAAGACGTTTTACGCTGGTGCAGCGAAGGGAAAACGGCGCAGGAGATCGCTATTATCATGAGCCTTGCGGAACGTACGGTTAATTTTCATATCGGCAACGCCATTAGAAAGCTCTCGGTCGCCAATAAAACCGCGGCCACCGCCAAGGCGGTTTATTTGCAGCTTATTTAATCGCGAGAAAATAATAATTAATTGACTATCCGTTAACCGCGCTATGTTTATATTTTGTTAAAATATCAATTGCCTGTCCCAGTATTTACCGCCGATCACAAAAGCGCGATAAAGCGGTTCACCCCGCGCATGCCCGGCAGTACCCTATAAGCTCCCCGGTTTACATAGAAAGGACGTGATATGTACAAGACCATTTTAGTGCCGATAGACATTGAAGAGGAT
Proteins encoded in this region:
- a CDS encoding autoinducer binding domain-containing protein yields the protein MIIDHRQALNAQADNFLAQLEVQTRALGFERFCYIVFSGYPLRHPKMAMESNYPLEFIEDYRHGRDYLRDPVIEQAQRSTLRFAWDHGFYQGNLALWQRMAEQGLAAGWTQSVKDCHGRVGILTLAGSQAPPLESAADMPRQHQFLGLAQAAHQTLREALLPESDEAIKDVLTPREKDVLRWCSEGKTAQEIAIIMSLAERTVNFHIGNAIRKLSVANKTAATAKAVYLQLI